GGCCACGCTGCGCCTCGCCCACACAGCGTGGCCTGCGCGGCCTCCCCCGTGCTGCaagaatgaaccaggcatgcgtggaCTTCTGTGCATGCCTGGTTGCCCTGGCCGGCGTGCCAGCGCGGCCCGCCCctcaccccgcccccccacccccagccgccCTACATCCCCGCAGCCATGCCTCCCACAACCTGCCTCGCCGCCCGGAGGAACAGTAAGCTGGGCAGGGGAGCACGGCCCACGTCACGGCCACTTGGATGGCTGCCCAGCGGCCTTTTCCCTGCCCGAGAACAGCCTTGCCGCCTCGCCAACACAGTGAGGCTTTCCCCGGCCCTGGGAGAACATCCCAGATTGTGGCTGCCTGCCTGCGCCGAgccaggccccgggaagccttatacactttttaaaagtaCTCTAAAACAGGAATAACACACTTTTACAAAATTCTATGTGGGGTGGGCATCAAGTCCACTGCCACCTTCCAGAATGTTTCCACAATTGTGGAGTGTGGGGATTCAGCATGATAAGAACTCGATCTATCAAACTCTGATACTAATAATTTATTAGGCTtgtagactgcccctctctgatgacagtctcagggcggttcacatcaaACATCTAacacaggcttcctcaaccagggttttgttaaGGTAAAGACTTAACGCTTAAGTGAGCCTCCCccgcaaatggccaatgatgggcctggagggggtaggaaggggaggggccctaggtgggcgtgtccacagctctgcttcccaaccatattctgcaccattgcaccactgctgggatttcttgaagcctgaagaatgtttcagggggttcttgatgctaaaaaagttgagaaaggctgaaaggTGTGGGGTTCATCTGCTTCTCAAAATGTCTGAAACCCAATTTTCCTATCTATTCTAATCAAAACCACAGACCAGTCAATTTTCTTAATAATATAAAATTGGTTTATGGTCTCTCTTGTTGGCCACCCCTATTCTAAAATGCTTCCGCTAAATTTTAAACCAGATGCATAACCCAGACGCATGCACGCACACTGTGATCACAGCATCGGAAACCACAAGTACACAAAAAGGGAATGATTCATACGCATGTGGTTCTTCTCCCCTTTTTATCAGTCTTCACATTCATGATGAAATAAAATATCAATTTTTTTTCAATAACTTAGGGGACAGTGAGAAACCAGggatataaaacattttgttgtcTGAGTCTGTTCTCTTTTCAAGCTACTTGTTCTCTTTTTTAAACTTCCAGTGTCATGCTGTGTCATTCCGCTGAGATCTGTAGAATTCCGTTATTATAGCTTGGGTCCAGTGGTGAACAAGCAGAAACCTAAGTGAACTTTCTGCAGCTTTGCTTGCTCAATGCCTTGGGAAATACCCAGCACTTTCCTGTCTATATCTTTATAGGGCCCACAGCATCTTAGCAGGGgcgtccaaactgtggctctccagatgtcccaggGGCTCATGTCaactgtagtccctggacatctgacgaaccacattttggccacccatGGTAAGATGTACCACCAATTTCTGGGCCCTATGTAGCAGAAACTTAAGTGAGGGATACAATAATTTTCACCTATCTCAAGTGAAAATTgtctttttcttgcttttctctTCTACAAGAGCTCCACTGCTGGATCCAAATCAATATCTTTGTTCATGTTCTCGCTCATTTAGCCGTTGATTCTTTTCTTCCAGTGAATTGTCTAATATGTCCTTCTGTCTCAATAGAGGCATATGGAACCCCAGATTTCAGCTTGTATTGTCTTCATAGTTGCTTCTCATGTACATCGTTTTGATATTTTTACATGTAGACAACTtggattttttaaaggatttttgtaGTCCAGTCACAGATTTGTCAACTAAATTGATTAAATACACCTAAATTTGCACATGGATAAAGACCAGTAGGAGGGAGGAAAATCATGCATGATGTTTGCAACATACACATGCATCTTAGAGGCATCCTCTCCTTTTTAAATGCCTCTTCCAAAgtaatgcccatccctagtgtgATACTTTGATTAAGAAAATACTgttaagcattctaaagcatctgCTGCCAGATACATTTGTGGAATCTTTGTTCCAGAAATATTAAAAAGTTTTTAATAAACCGATCAATTGACTAAATGCTGCATCCCTAATTAATGTGTTCGGATAATTAGGTCCTCCTGGCCAGATTGCTAAAGATAgcacatgtatatatatatatatatatatatatatatgttgttcaTTATGtgaatgatttcccccccctgTAATATTGTTGGTGGTCCCAAGATACAGAATTCGGGTGCTGCATCGGACAGATTTCATATCTGTAACATTCGCGTTAAACAAAACGAccttcttttcttcctgtcttttgcCCTTCCGATGTCCATCACAGTTGATTCAGATGTTTGGCTTCATATTAAAATAAGCGTGCTCCTGCAAAGCCCAGTGCTCTTCCAGTGGGACTTCTGCCTGCTGGAGTACTTTGAGTCGATAACGCCTCTCTAGGCAGTCAGTGACAAGTGGATAGGTTTCTGGCTCAAATTTGTTGGCAAACAAATGAGGAGATTCAATGATCCATTTGATGTCGCCAAGTCCATACACGCAAATGTCTCTGACGTAATGacctgaagggggggaaaaaagaattaaATTGCACaatctagaacagggattccccaccaggggtccgtggacccttGGGGATCTGTGGGAACTCTGGTGGGGGTCCTTGTCTTTtaccctcctgccttaatggacccaGTACATATGCTGGTGGGGCCTGACCAAAGGACATGCACACATTTTGCATCTTACACGCTCAAACCATGTACAACTGCGCATACGAGCATTCCTCCTCTTATTTGCTCGTGTAGCTTTCTACTCAAGTTTAGCACCCTCATGTTTGAAACTCAAGCAATGAATGCCACGGTGAAGCACCTTTCAACACCTGCTGAAAGCTGACGCTGAGGTGGGACTGGATCTGCTTAagaggaggggtttggagaacaagggTTCCAGTCCCACCCCTCAAGCATCACTCAGTCCTTTTTCTTAGGCCTGGTTTTGTAAAACGGAGCCCACCCTGACTCAGCTTCCGTACCGTCATGTGGCCCTTGGGATCAAAAGTTTGGATCCtccagcttttgtgagtcaggggAGATTTTTTTACATACACGAATCTAGGACAGTACACAGAGGCTGTATTTGGAGCGGGGAGAAAAGTCACACTAGTTTCCTCGGGGGTAAGCATTTTGTCTTCTGTGAGGCAGCGGCTaaggaatggggtggggtgggataggAGGAAAATGCAAAAGTAATTGGGAGGTTGTTTCCCCACCTTTACTTCTGGAGGGACAAGAGTTTAAAGACAGATTTGTCACTAAGTACTGGAACAAGTCCTTCATTCAGCCCTTGTCAAAGATGACATCTCACTGTGCTTGAAATAGGGGtgaccaaaaacaaaaaaaatcaagtttCTTTCAGTTCTGGTCCAATAGATCCAAGAGAGAAGAtagatgcctttgaattatggACCTGGAGACAATTCGTACAAATACAATGGACTTTTATTGCGGCTCAACCATACGGTTAACTAATCTAATAAGAGAATCTGTAATCGGCTTAAATAATATCTGGAACATTCTGGTAAGGTATTTTTTCGGCTCAGGTTAACAGAACGGACACCCCTAATTTGAAACAGGCCTCTGCTGTTAACATCGTTGTAACCCAAGCCTTCCGGAATATTTATTTAAGGCTCCGGGTAATGCTTCCTCATTTCATATTTCTAGTAACAGCATTAGTCTGTTGTTTCCCTATTCTGAGTCACTTCTACAACAAATGTATCATGGGAGGCAAAGGCTATGTCGTACTGACAGCTATACAATGCTACCAGTCAAACCTTTCCCAGCATAGCAATTATTTTGTATTATAATTCCAATTACCAACCaaacagcccaggcaagccccatcctgtcagatctcggcttagcagggtcagccctggctagcacttggaagggtgacctcccaGGAACCATGCCGGGGTCATGACACGggtaggtaatggcaaaccacctctcaaagtctcttgcctggcagccaggcgatCTTCAGATCTCCCggctctattatttatttatattttgactcatatgccactgctctcaaagactcacggcggtttacagtaaaagaataaaacaacccaacccacAAAATCCCCAGTACATtaaaacaagggtagtcaacttgtggtcctccagacgtccatggactacaattcccatgagcccctgccagcaaatgctggcaggggctcatagaaattgtagtccaaggacatctggaggaccacaggttgactacccctgcattaaaagtTGGCTGTTCTATGGTGTAAGCTTCCCCATCTCTCCTCCTGTGTCTAGCAGCAGTCAGAGCTCCTTCCTTAGGAACAAGGGTCTTGATCTCACTAgttctaattctaggggatccactgatggtaactccgggacctcagcctggcctcaaccatacgcctggcagaagagttccatcttgcaggccctgcggaaagctgataattcCAGCAGGACCcttaactcttccaggagctcattccgccaggccgTTGgcctttataccccgcttttcactacccaaaggagtctcaaatcagcttacaatcaccttcccttcttctccccaccacagacaccctgtgaggtagctgtgcctgagagcgctctgagaactgtgactgtcccaaattcacccagctggctgcaactggaggaagagaggggaatcaaacccacttctccatcTTAGggcccactgctcttaagcagGCTGCCACTCTGgtatagagagagagaaagtgtacCGTGCATCTGGAGGCGAGCTTGCACCGCGCTTGGTTTTCGTGTTACCTTTGCAGCCGTGGTGTGATTTTCCTTCTTGATCGCTCCACTTGATAGCTCGTATGTTGCCATCCCACTCTGCGTCCGGCGTGGCGCCCGGGGCATCTAACAGTCACATCAGAAAGCAGGGTTGTTTAATTAAAACGCTGACTCTTTTGCCTCCCCGCATGCCCTGTTAGGTCTCCTTGCAATTTCAGTACAGCCTCATCTCGTGATTCCGAGCTGTCTTCAGAAAACAAAAATAGCTTCTATTCCTGAGGCTTGCTTGGGGACTGTGGTGAACTGGGGGTAAGTGCGGTCCAACGATAGCCGCATTACAGAAATCCTTcgtgcttcccccttccccttctgcttccagtattttcccccctttctgcTGCCACCAGTAAGGCCCTCTTGAAGAGATTCATTAAACACCAAGCTACCAGAAGAGAATGTTGCTGTGTTTGCACCTCTCTGAGCCagtctgctgggagggtggtataggtatcaaataatatagtaataataacagtCAATGTAACTATGGTACCAATGACCTCAGAGTAAGAAACTAGGAAATCTGTTCTACCTTGAGCCTTGCTACGACAAACCTTCCCGCCCGCCCGCTCAATCCAGTAAGATGATCTAcgtcagggggagtcaacctgtggttgggaggaccacaggttgactccccctgatctaCGTATCTTATTTTGCCCGCCACTCTTTAGTTGCTCTCACTCAGCAGACAGAGCTAATGTGTTTCCAACCTTTCAGGATAGAGCCTAGATTCTAACAGACTATTTATCTTTGGGAGATTCAGAAACTCTCACGTGACCGTGGAAGGGAACCTTAGGTTTCACATATATGTTAAGGGGGGAGGGACTAGGGAAGGGCTCAGAAGGTCATAAAATCCTTTGAAGCAAACAGCCTTGGAGAAGGCAGTTCCCCTGGCACCTAGTCAAAGAGGAGGTGTGAATCTCAGCATCAGAAGGGGATTGTGACGGCTCTGCCAAGTTGTCAGAGCCAACCAGCCCAGGGCACATCCTGGCTGATTTTGAGGGGAGGGTGAAGCTTCATTGCAGGGGGGTGGGCCTTTATAGCACCCCTTGCTTGAAAGGAGTAGCCTGGCAGGAGCAGTCTTAGAGAGGAAAGCTCCATTCCCACAATCTTATCCTCAGTGCAGGATGGCAGGCTCTCACGTGGGACAGTGTGCCCAGGTAAGGGGCTGCCAGGCTCAATTTGTGCATCAAAAGGTGTGGAGGGGAAAGGTCCCTTCCATTCCCTGTCTCTCCTTTCAGGAGGGTGCTACGAAAGTGAATCATCTGTGACTACCATATATGAAGCATTGCTCTTAGCCTGAAAGATGGGGAGACAGGGATATCATGGGTTCCATTTTGGTGATCATTTCCATGGGTCTGAGTCCCCCGCCCCACAGCAAATTTCCTCTCTCATGCCCTTTCAgggcctcccctttctccccaggaGAAGCACTGTAGGGGTACTTTGGGCTGTGTGCATTGGGCAGGTAGAGAAATTGTCCATTTCTTAAGGTTTTAAGGTTTTTTTCTTGAGTAAAGGAAAGCATAAACTGTTATGGGCAGCTTGATAGGTTAAGAATAGGTTAAGTGTTTGGAAATAAGAGAGTACGCTGAACATCTCTTGTGCGCTTCAGAGGTTTTCCTGTTTAAAGCTCTGATGTCTTCAGAACCTAATGCATGTAATTGACACTCCAGATCACAAAGGCAGGGTGGAATACGAATCCCAGAGTAAATAcaacaaaatgaacaaataacTCTTGAGATGACAGACTATGACAACCGTGTATTAACCACTTAACAggtccatctttggagatttttaaacagaggctagatagccatgtgagggagaggctgattctgtgaaggctcaaggggctggcatgcacagtggatgaacgatagggttgtgagtgtcctacatagtacagggggttggactagattagcgattcccagcctgtgggccacggaccacatgtggtccttcgactaattggaggtgggccccgaaggacgcctccccccccccggccctttacttcatccccccagccttttacaacacacttcattgttgtggcatgtctgtatcttattttgaagggatgtttaaacattaccatagcgatcaaagagagctaggccagtggttgagagtagaggagtaaactaccccccccccaccgggcctcagtaaaaggcgttgagtggtccccggtgataaaaaggttgtggaccactggactagatgacccaggaggtcccctccaactctgtgattctaggttgTTTAGATTTAGAGATTTTTCAAATATAATACCTAGGAGATTGTGAATGGCACAGAATATTGTGGGTTTGCTATTTTATGATTGCCGAAGGGCCAAATGGGAACGTTGCCTTGGCACATTGGTTTCTGGCTTCCAATTCATTCCCATGGGCCTGAGCATTAAGGACATGGGAATGCTCCGTAGGATAAGAATCCTGCTTACCTGGCAGTCTGTTCAGAGTGACCCAGAAGTGTTCGTCAGGACTGTAGGTGTCCCGCGACCATTCGAGCAGATCTTTTGCGCGTTCGTCAGTCAGCGCAAACTCCACGAATTTTCTCGTGAGCACGTAGTAGGCGCTCCCGAAATAGATAGTCAAATTGTGGGGTGGCTCGCTTTTCACCTTCTTCGTCGGGTACACGTAAGATTTTCCCGCGTGGGCGTATTCATTGTAACTTATGCGCGTCCGATGTTTCATGTGCGGCGGCTGAACGACTCCCGGAGTCATGTTCTTCCCGTTCCATTTGCTCTTGATGTATTGCACCAGCTCCTTGTTAGTTTTGATGGGGAAATCCTGCCCGCATAGGTTGATGACATAATGCCACTGAGTTTTGGAAGGAATCAGGTCGTGCATGCAGTTGATGTCCGCTTGCAGCCTAGAGAAGCCGGCGTAAACGACGGTCTCTCTCTTGGAAGCGATGAAAACGTTTTCGAAGCAGCTAACCAGGCCTTGCACAGCGACCTTGTAATCCTTTGGCGACTTCTCATCGATGTGTACGCAGTAAATGTTCTGAGGCATATAAATGGCTCTGAGCAACTTGACAAACATGTCCAGCTCCTTGTGGATGGTGATGATGTACGCCAGCGAGAAGTTCCCTTCTTCTTCCGACAGCGGCCTCGTAATGAAATGGAGTCCCTTGCGGACCATGGAACAGTTGCAGGGAGTCCGTACGCAGGTGGACATCCCTCGGCCACGAAGAGCCTGCTGGCACAGGCGGCCGATTTGAGAAGCAGCATCCTTGCCCTCAAAGAGAGCCGAGCAAAGCTCATCTGGGTAGAAGCCACACTCAGCTAATTCCAGGGAGTGTCTTTGCTCGTTGGCTCCTTTGGGGATTGTATTTTTGACATAGATGAAGGCGAAGATGAAAAGGCAACCCGCAATGCATACTAAAAACCCGGATTTGACTGCCTCAAGTTGGTTCATCTTCCGTGATCCAGAAGCTTTCTTCTGAGCATAGTTCAGGGGGACGTGCTCAGTCTACCTGGGGAGAGATGGGAAGAGACATCGGTGTTTGAATTAAGACGGGTGGCCACTACGCGTAACAGGCAAACCACGGCCACTCCTTCCCTGTGCGTCCCCCAGTGGGGCATCTGGTGAGAGATGAAGCCTGTCTCTATGGGATTTAGTATAGAGCACTTTTCTCATGAATGCAAATATTGAGGAAAAAACACGCCTAACTACATTGAAGAACTGGCTGTTCTTTTCTTGACGTTACCATCCTGTGGCTTAGCGTTAAGCTTCTGCCCTCATCTTACTCACTCTGAGTTTCTGTTTACATTCCCTTGTTGGTTTGGTgctctgcttatttatttattttggattctCATTCCCCGCTCCTA
The nucleotide sequence above comes from Paroedura picta isolate Pp20150507F chromosome 4, Ppicta_v3.0, whole genome shotgun sequence. Encoded proteins:
- the LOC143836408 gene encoding putative beta-1,3-galactosyl-O-glycosyl-glycoprotein beta-1,6-N-acetylglucosaminyltransferase 7 is translated as MNQLEAVKSGFLVCIAGCLFIFAFIYVKNTIPKGANEQRHSLELAECGFYPDELCSALFEGKDAASQIGRLCQQALRGRGMSTCVRTPCNCSMVRKGLHFITRPLSEEEGNFSLAYIITIHKELDMFVKLLRAIYMPQNIYCVHIDEKSPKDYKVAVQGLVSCFENVFIASKRETVVYAGFSRLQADINCMHDLIPSKTQWHYVINLCGQDFPIKTNKELVQYIKSKWNGKNMTPGVVQPPHMKHRTRISYNEYAHAGKSYVYPTKKVKSEPPHNLTIYFGSAYYVLTRKFVEFALTDERAKDLLEWSRDTYSPDEHFWVTLNRLPDAPGATPDAEWDGNIRAIKWSDQEGKSHHGCKGHYVRDICVYGLGDIKWIIESPHLFANKFEPETYPLVTDCLERRYRLKVLQQAEVPLEEHWALQEHAYFNMKPNI